CAGGGGCAGCCCGCTGTGCGCCGCGAGGCCGTTCCAGAGCGCGCGGGCCTCTGGGGTACGGAAAAGCGTCTTTCCCAGCACGTCGGCAGGTGGCAGCGCCCGCAGCCCGAAGCGTGCGAGCGTGAGCGGGTGGCCCGGCACGCGCGGCAGGGGCCGCAGGATGTCACGCAGCAGACCCTCCCAGTCGGCGACGAGCGGGCGCAGCAGCCGCTCCCAGGCCAGGCCGTCGGGGCCGAGGCCGGCGGCGGTGGCGGCGAGGTCGCGCTCCAGGGTGACGCTGCCGCCGCGCGCCAGGGTCTGGACCAGCGGCGCGGGCGAATGCACCCAGCGCAGCCCGAAGGCGTGCAGCGGCCACTCGCGCAGCGCGGGCGAGGCGGCGGCGAGCGGATGAATCGCCGAGCCGAGGTCGTGGGTAAAGCCCGGCAGGGTCAGGGGAGCGCTGCTCAGGCCGCCGCCCACCCGGGCGTTTTTTTCGAGCACCTGCACCCGCAGCCCGGCGCGGGCGAGCGTCACCGCCGCCGCGAGGCCGTTGGGGCCGGCGCCCACCACCAGCGCGTCGAGCTTCGGGAGCGTCATGGGCTCAGGGTAGGGCAGGCGCGCGGCGCGGCACCGCAAGAACGTGACACAGTGGGCGCATGACCGAGCCGCTGATGCTGCGTGAAACCCGTCAGGCCCCGGAAGCAATCGTCCGTCAGCTCCGGGAGAACGCCCCGGCGCTCGCGCGCCTCGCCGCCGCCGTGCGGGGGCGCCGTCCCGCCTACGCGGTCACGGTGGCGCGCGGCAGCAGCGATCACGCCTGCACCTTCATCAAGTACGCGCTTGAAACCCACCTCGCCTTGCCCGTCGCCTCGCTCGGGCCGAGCGTGCATACCCTCTACGGCGCCCGGCTCGACTTGCGCGGCGCGCTCGTGATCGCGGCTTCCCAGAGCGGCGCGAGCCCCGACGTGGTGGAGAGCGTGCAGGCCGCGCGTGAGGAGGGTGCGCTCACCGTCGCGCTCGTGAACGTGGAGGACAGCCCGCTCGCGCAGGCCGCCGAGCACGCGATCTTTCTGCGCTGCGGCGAGGAAAAGGCGGTGGCGGCCACCAAGAGTTATCTCGCCACCCTCAGTGCGCTGCTGCCCCTGATCGCGGACCTCACCGGGAGCGCCGAGCTGCGCCGGGCGGTCGACGCCCTGCCCGACCACCTCGCGCAGACGATGGACCTCGCCCCTCAAGCGGACGAACTCGCTGCGCGTTACCGCTTCGCCGAGAACCTGCTCGTGCTCGCGCGCGGGCTGCACTACGGCGTCGCGCAGGAGGCGGCGCTCAAGCTCAAGGAGACCTGCGGGATCCACGCCGAGGCTTACTCCGCCGCCGAGTTCAGCCACGGCCCCAAGAGACTGATCGTGGAAGGGGTGCCGCTGCTCGGGTTTGCCTCCAACGACGCGGCGCAACTCGCCACCCGGCAGGCCTATGCCGACCTCGCCACGCAGGGAGCGGACCTGCGGACCCTCGGCCCCGACCCGCAGGCGACGCTGGTCACGCCGGGCACCGGGCACGCGCTGAGCGATCCCCTGCCGAGCGCCGCCGCCT
The genomic region above belongs to Deinococcus reticulitermitis and contains:
- a CDS encoding SIS domain-containing protein, yielding MTEPLMLRETRQAPEAIVRQLRENAPALARLAAAVRGRRPAYAVTVARGSSDHACTFIKYALETHLALPVASLGPSVHTLYGARLDLRGALVIAASQSGASPDVVESVQAAREEGALTVALVNVEDSPLAQAAEHAIFLRCGEEKAVAATKSYLATLSALLPLIADLTGSAELRRAVDALPDHLAQTMDLAPQADELAARYRFAENLLVLARGLHYGVAQEAALKLKETCGIHAEAYSAAEFSHGPKRLIVEGVPLLGFASNDAAQLATRQAYADLATQGADLRTLGPDPQATLVTPGTGHALSDPLPSAAAFYLFAAQLAGQRGLDPDAPPLLSKVTRTR